The Metabacillus sediminilitoris genome window below encodes:
- a CDS encoding sn-glycerol-1-phosphate dehydrogenase, with the protein MITLNELSNLSKSCTCGNRHYEITIEDINISYNALNEAVTYIKNKEFQKVAIVADQITFQVAGEKLASLLVEGKVNSEVVIIQPNELDDVIADEISLIEAMLGISQDTNVVIAVGTGTIHDIARFASFKMGKPFISVPTAPSVDGFNSMGAPVVIKGFKLTYQMHSPIAIFADLSILQEAPKELIAAGFGDMIGKYTSLADWKFSHLIGGESYCPLSARLTYEALDDCVKYVDQISDADEEGIKILIQALIQSGLAMLLVGHSSPASGGEHHLSHYWEMEFLKQGRAQVLHGAKVAVSAQLILEVYKNKVLTLISNKHRLENLDAKNKDMLHKVIEKQTEVEAIIHSLPDPESLSLLVQKVGGAGSPGELGIHTELVQNSLLEGHTLRNRYTMLKFWNEHVGTHHYA; encoded by the coding sequence ATGATAACGTTAAATGAACTTTCAAACCTGTCAAAATCATGTACATGTGGAAACCGTCATTATGAGATTACGATCGAAGACATCAATATTAGTTACAATGCTTTAAATGAAGCTGTCACTTACATAAAAAACAAAGAGTTTCAGAAGGTTGCGATTGTTGCTGATCAAATAACTTTTCAAGTTGCAGGTGAAAAGCTTGCAAGCTTGTTAGTTGAAGGCAAAGTAAATAGTGAAGTTGTCATTATTCAGCCAAATGAACTTGATGATGTCATTGCCGATGAAATTTCTTTGATTGAAGCCATGTTAGGAATCTCACAGGATACAAATGTTGTCATTGCCGTCGGTACAGGAACCATTCATGATATTGCGAGATTCGCCAGCTTTAAGATGGGGAAACCGTTTATATCAGTTCCGACTGCGCCATCTGTTGATGGGTTTAATTCAATGGGTGCTCCAGTTGTGATAAAAGGATTTAAACTAACCTATCAAATGCATTCACCTATCGCTATATTTGCGGACCTTTCGATTTTACAAGAAGCACCGAAAGAACTAATTGCTGCTGGTTTTGGCGATATGATTGGCAAATATACGTCATTAGCAGATTGGAAGTTTTCTCATCTTATTGGCGGTGAATCGTATTGCCCGCTGTCTGCGAGGTTAACGTATGAGGCTCTCGATGATTGTGTAAAATATGTTGATCAGATTTCAGATGCAGACGAAGAAGGGATCAAAATTTTAATTCAAGCACTTATTCAATCGGGTTTAGCCATGCTTTTGGTTGGACATTCTTCACCAGCATCTGGCGGAGAACATCATTTATCACATTACTGGGAGATGGAATTCTTAAAGCAAGGCAGAGCCCAGGTCCTCCATGGCGCTAAGGTTGCCGTTTCAGCCCAGCTTATTTTAGAGGTTTATAAAAACAAAGTCTTAACGTTAATATCGAATAAGCATCGTTTAGAGAATCTTGATGCGAAAAACAAAGATATGCTCCATAAAGTGATCGAAAAACAAACTGAAGTCGAAGCGATCATCCACTCATTACCAGATCCTGAAAGTTTATCGTTATTGGTTCAGAAAGTAGGCGGTGCAGGAAGCCCGGGTGAGCTAGGGATTCATACTGAACTTGTTCAAAACAGCTTACTTGAGGGACATACATTACGAAATCGATATACGATGTTAAAATTTTGGAATGAACATGTAGGAACACATCATTATGCATAG
- the araD gene encoding L-ribulose-5-phosphate 4-epimerase codes for MLESLKEQVLKANLLLPKYEMVTFTWGNVSGIDREKGLVVIKPSGVPYDELKVDDLVVVNLDGEIVEGELNPSSDTATHLALYKAFPTIGGVVHTHSPWATSWAQAGRPIPALGTTHADYYYGDIPCTRPLTDEEITRAYELETGNVIIEKFEKAGIDPLALPGVLVSGHAPFCWGKDALNAVHNAVVLEEVAKMALHTYQLNPDIQPIDQFLLDKHYLRKHGANAYYGQNKSIKTTK; via the coding sequence ATGCTTGAGTCGTTAAAAGAGCAGGTATTGAAAGCAAATCTACTTTTGCCAAAATACGAAATGGTAACGTTTACTTGGGGGAATGTCAGCGGGATAGACCGTGAAAAAGGTCTTGTTGTCATCAAACCGAGTGGTGTACCATATGACGAATTAAAAGTGGATGATTTAGTAGTCGTAAATTTAGATGGTGAAATTGTTGAAGGTGAGTTGAATCCTTCTTCAGATACTGCAACACATTTGGCATTATACAAAGCATTTCCGACAATCGGTGGTGTTGTCCATACACACTCACCTTGGGCAACAAGCTGGGCGCAGGCTGGACGCCCGATTCCTGCATTAGGTACAACACATGCCGATTATTATTATGGTGACATTCCTTGTACAAGACCGTTAACAGATGAAGAAATCACTCGTGCTTATGAGTTGGAAACAGGTAATGTCATTATTGAAAAGTTTGAAAAAGCTGGTATTGATCCACTTGCATTGCCTGGAGTACTAGTGTCAGGTCATGCACCATTTTGCTGGGGGAAAGACGCATTAAATGCCGTGCATAATGCAGTCGTTTTAGAAGAGGTAGCAAAAATGGCGTTACACACGTATCAACTAAATCCGGATATCCAACCAATCGATCAATTTTTACTTGATAAGCATTATCTTCGTAAACATGGAGCAAATGCCTATTATGGTCAAAACAAATCAATTAAAACTACGAAATAA
- a CDS encoding HAD family hydrolase, giving the protein MHSLKEAEAVFFDLDDTLYDQLSPFQLALEHYDVKLQQHMIEELFKKVRYYSDVFWKVHVKGDMSLEQLRVERLKYAFHDFELSLTNAQAKAIQDRYELEQQQIRTFQEVSSFIEDLQKRKSVIGILTNGPVEHQMKKINVLKLNHVIKKERIFVSDGIGIAKPDKRVFQYVQNQIKIEPEKCCYIGDTWENDMIPALEAGWKCIWFNHRKREPQSPHTPYEMILRFKDLIGHA; this is encoded by the coding sequence ATGCATAGCCTGAAAGAGGCAGAAGCTGTTTTTTTTGATCTTGATGACACATTATATGATCAATTATCACCTTTTCAATTAGCATTGGAGCATTATGATGTAAAACTACAACAACATATGATAGAAGAACTTTTCAAAAAGGTACGATATTATAGTGATGTTTTTTGGAAGGTACATGTAAAAGGTGACATGAGTCTTGAACAATTAAGGGTTGAAAGATTGAAATATGCTTTTCATGATTTTGAGCTATCATTGACAAATGCACAAGCAAAAGCCATTCAAGATCGCTATGAGCTTGAGCAGCAACAGATTAGGACTTTTCAAGAAGTAAGCTCCTTCATAGAAGACTTACAAAAAAGGAAATCCGTTATTGGAATTCTTACGAATGGACCTGTTGAGCACCAAATGAAAAAAATAAATGTATTGAAATTGAATCACGTCATCAAAAAAGAGAGAATTTTTGTCTCAGATGGGATCGGTATTGCAAAACCAGATAAAAGAGTATTCCAATATGTGCAAAATCAAATAAAGATTGAGCCGGAAAAATGCTGTTATATAGGTGATACATGGGAAAATGATATGATACCTGCACTTGAAGCAGGCTGGAAATGTATTTGGTTCAATCATCGTAAAAGAGAGCCGCAATCACCTCATACACCATATGAAATGATTTTGCGCTTTAAAGATCTAATCGGACATGCATAG
- the mmsA gene encoding multiple monosaccharide ABC transporter ATP-binding protein, with protein sequence MSNIILEMRNITKEFPGVKALENVNLKVKEGEIHALCGENGAGKSTLMKVLSGVYPHGTYSGDILFQNQVCQFKNIKQSEELGIVIIHQELALIQELSIAENIFLGNEIASSGVINWNETTMKTKGLLEKVGLSESPNTKIDDIGVGKQQLVEIAKALSKEVKLLILDEPTASLNEDDSENLLNLLLEFKNQGMSAIIISHKLNEIEKVADSITILRDGKTIETLDVKKGNVTEDRIIKGMVGRDLTNRYPARTPRIGQTIFEVKNWNVYHPLHTDRKVIDDVNFHIRKGEIIGIAGLMGAGRTELAMSIFGKSYGKKVNGQLLKNGEEVEFHDVPSAIKQGIAYVSEDRKGNGLILMDDIKQNITLASLDKISNKSIVDKNKEMVIAEEYRKKLKIKTPSIFQKAGNLSGGNQQKIVLSKWIFSEPDILILDEPTRGIDVGAKYEIYSIINDLATAGKGILIISSELPELLGMCDRIYCLNEGSITGEVSKEEANQEKLMTYMTKSKVRG encoded by the coding sequence ATGTCAAATATAATACTAGAAATGCGGAACATAACAAAAGAGTTTCCAGGGGTAAAAGCACTTGAAAATGTAAATTTAAAAGTGAAAGAAGGAGAAATTCACGCCTTATGCGGTGAGAATGGTGCTGGAAAATCAACACTGATGAAAGTGTTAAGTGGTGTTTATCCACACGGAACATATTCAGGTGATATTCTATTTCAAAATCAAGTATGTCAGTTCAAAAACATTAAACAAAGTGAAGAATTAGGGATCGTTATCATTCATCAGGAGCTTGCTCTTATTCAGGAATTATCAATTGCTGAGAATATATTTTTAGGTAATGAAATTGCAAGCAGCGGTGTGATCAATTGGAATGAGACGACAATGAAGACAAAGGGTCTACTCGAAAAAGTGGGTCTAAGTGAATCGCCGAATACGAAAATAGACGATATTGGTGTAGGAAAACAACAATTAGTCGAAATTGCGAAAGCGTTGTCAAAAGAAGTGAAGCTATTAATCTTAGATGAGCCAACAGCTTCATTAAATGAAGACGATAGTGAAAACTTGTTAAATCTTCTATTGGAATTTAAAAACCAAGGGATGTCAGCGATTATTATTTCTCATAAATTAAATGAAATTGAGAAGGTTGCAGATTCGATTACCATTTTACGTGATGGGAAAACAATTGAGACATTGGATGTGAAAAAAGGTAACGTCACAGAGGATCGGATCATTAAAGGGATGGTTGGGCGAGATTTAACAAATCGTTATCCAGCAAGAACACCTAGAATTGGCCAGACGATTTTCGAGGTGAAAAATTGGAATGTCTATCACCCTTTGCATACCGATCGAAAAGTTATTGATGATGTGAATTTTCATATACGAAAAGGTGAAATTATCGGGATTGCCGGTTTAATGGGGGCAGGACGAACAGAACTGGCAATGAGCATCTTTGGTAAATCTTACGGGAAGAAAGTGAACGGCCAGCTCTTGAAAAATGGAGAAGAAGTTGAATTTCATGATGTACCTTCAGCGATTAAGCAAGGAATAGCATATGTTTCTGAAGATCGTAAAGGAAATGGACTTATCTTAATGGATGATATTAAACAAAATATCACACTTGCTAGCTTAGATAAAATTTCAAATAAATCGATCGTTGATAAAAATAAAGAAATGGTCATTGCTGAAGAATATCGTAAAAAGCTAAAAATTAAAACACCAAGCATTTTTCAAAAAGCAGGCAACCTAAGCGGTGGTAATCAACAGAAAATCGTCTTAAGTAAATGGATATTCTCAGAACCGGATATTTTGATTTTAGATGAGCCTACACGCGGCATTGATGTCGGAGCAAAATATGAGATCTATTCGATTATTAATGATCTTGCCACGGCTGGAAAAGGAATCCTTATCATATCATCAGAACTCCCAGAGCTATTAGGGATGTGTGATCGAATCTATTGCTTAAACGAAGGCAGTATCACTGGTGAAGTATCGAAAGAGGAAGCAAACCAGGAAAAACTAATGACATACATGACAAAAAGTAAGGTAAGGGGGTAG
- the araB gene encoding ribulokinase — translation MAKYSIGVDYGTQSGRAVLVEIGTGKEIATAVKPYTHGVMDEFLPDGVTKLENDWALQHPTDYMEVLEITIPDVLNQAKVSPDDVIGLGIDFTACTVLPINESGIPLCLTDEFKNHPHGFVKLWKHHAAQEEANRLNEIAEARGESFLKRYGGKISSEWLLPKLWQILNEAPEVYAATSQFVEATDWVIYQLTGYLKRNSCTAGYKAMWHKQEGYPSKEFFKALDERLENVVEEKLSKNIFPIGSKAGELTEKAAKLIGLNPGTAIAIANVDAHVAVPAVGITEPGKLLMIMGTSTCHILLGDKEKVVPGMCGVVEDGVIPGLMGYEAGQSCVGDHFEWFTENCVPASYYEEAETKGMNIHQLLTEKAAQLEVGENGLIALDWWNGNRSTLVDADLTGVLLGATLLTRPEEIYRALIEATAYGTRTIVEAFRNNGVPIHEVYACGGIAEKNALMMQIYADVLNMDIRISASSQTPALGSAMFGAVAAGKERGGYADIRDAAKEMARLKDTIYQPNHQNSEVYHQLFAEYSRLYDYFGRGENNVMKNLKNIKKASMAKTQGKTEVAQS, via the coding sequence ATGGCAAAATATTCAATTGGCGTCGACTATGGTACACAATCAGGAAGAGCGGTATTAGTAGAAATCGGTACTGGGAAAGAGATTGCAACAGCAGTTAAACCTTATACACACGGAGTTATGGACGAATTTTTACCAGACGGAGTAACAAAGCTTGAAAATGATTGGGCCTTACAACATCCAACTGATTATATGGAAGTATTAGAAATAACGATTCCAGATGTGCTAAATCAAGCAAAGGTTTCTCCAGATGATGTAATCGGTCTTGGAATTGATTTTACTGCATGTACAGTATTACCAATTAATGAATCAGGAATTCCACTTTGTTTAACAGATGAATTTAAAAATCATCCACATGGATTCGTTAAATTATGGAAACACCATGCCGCACAAGAAGAAGCGAATCGCTTAAATGAAATAGCAGAGGCAAGAGGAGAGTCATTTCTCAAACGATATGGCGGAAAAATTTCCTCTGAATGGTTATTACCTAAATTGTGGCAAATTTTAAATGAAGCACCTGAAGTGTATGCGGCAACAAGCCAATTTGTTGAAGCGACAGATTGGGTTATTTATCAATTAACAGGTTATTTGAAACGAAATAGCTGTACGGCTGGATATAAGGCGATGTGGCATAAGCAAGAGGGTTATCCTTCAAAAGAATTCTTTAAAGCACTTGATGAGCGTTTAGAGAATGTCGTAGAAGAGAAGTTATCGAAAAATATTTTTCCAATTGGTTCAAAGGCAGGAGAATTAACGGAAAAAGCAGCAAAATTAATCGGATTAAATCCAGGGACAGCCATTGCAATTGCAAACGTTGATGCACATGTGGCTGTACCAGCTGTAGGTATTACAGAACCAGGAAAGCTCCTCATGATCATGGGGACATCAACTTGTCATATTTTATTAGGTGATAAAGAAAAGGTTGTCCCAGGTATGTGTGGAGTTGTCGAAGATGGTGTTATTCCGGGATTAATGGGATATGAAGCAGGTCAATCCTGTGTTGGAGACCATTTTGAATGGTTCACAGAAAACTGTGTACCAGCTAGCTATTATGAAGAGGCAGAAACGAAGGGAATGAACATTCATCAGCTTTTAACAGAAAAGGCTGCACAGCTTGAAGTTGGTGAAAACGGTTTAATTGCTCTTGATTGGTGGAACGGAAACCGCTCAACACTCGTTGATGCTGATTTAACAGGTGTTCTATTGGGTGCTACATTGCTGACAAGACCTGAAGAAATCTACCGCGCTCTTATTGAGGCAACTGCATATGGTACTCGTACGATTGTTGAAGCATTCAGAAACAATGGTGTCCCAATTCATGAGGTATATGCTTGCGGCGGTATTGCAGAGAAAAACGCATTAATGATGCAAATTTACGCTGATGTCTTAAATATGGATATTCGTATTTCTGCTTCATCACAAACACCAGCATTAGGATCTGCTATGTTTGGTGCAGTGGCGGCAGGGAAAGAACGTGGCGGATACGCTGATATTCGAGATGCTGCGAAAGAGATGGCTAGATTAAAAGATACAATCTATCAACCTAATCATCAAAACTCTGAAGTTTATCATCAATTATTTGCTGAATACTCCCGTTTATATGATTACTTTGGACGCGGTGAAAATAATGTGATGAAAAACTTAAAGAATATTAAGAAGGCTAGTATGGCAAAGACACAAGGTAAAACAGAAGTAGCTCAATCATAG
- the mmsB gene encoding multiple monosaccharide ABC transporter permease, protein MSSQVQRSQPIQPSLNNESPFKAMIRNNMRQYSMIIALIFIMVLFQILTNGLLLKPLNITNLILQNSYILVLAIGMVLVIITGHIDLSVGSIAAFVGAISGILMVNYNVPMFVAVIISLLVGAIIGAWQGFWIAYIKIPAFIVTLAGMLLFRGLTMIVLEGKSIAPFPESFQKMSAGFIPDITSGGSLHVLTIIIGIVLSAVIVFIQVKNRRTQLKYNFDVQSQGMFILKLAGMIALLNVFTYVLAAYEGIPNILIILAVLIVVYTFITNKTKAGRHVYAIGGNEKAAQLSGIKTKRMTFWVFVNMGVLSALSGLLFAARLNAATPKAGNLFELDAIAACFIGGASAYGGIGTVPGAIIGGLVMGIMNNGMSLLGLGIDWQQGIKGLVLLAAVAFDIYNKNKAS, encoded by the coding sequence ATGAGTTCACAAGTACAAAGAAGTCAACCTATTCAACCAAGTTTAAACAATGAATCACCATTTAAAGCAATGATTCGAAATAATATGCGCCAATACAGCATGATTATAGCGCTTATCTTTATTATGGTGCTGTTTCAAATATTAACAAATGGTCTATTATTAAAGCCATTAAATATCACGAATTTGATTTTGCAAAATAGTTATATTTTAGTTTTAGCAATCGGTATGGTGTTAGTCATCATAACCGGGCACATCGATCTATCAGTTGGATCCATTGCTGCATTTGTTGGAGCAATATCTGGAATCTTAATGGTCAACTATAATGTTCCAATGTTTGTTGCCGTGATTATCTCATTACTAGTCGGTGCTATTATTGGAGCTTGGCAAGGATTTTGGATTGCCTATATTAAAATACCGGCCTTTATCGTAACATTAGCCGGAATGCTCTTATTTAGAGGATTAACAATGATTGTGCTTGAAGGGAAATCAATTGCTCCATTCCCAGAATCATTTCAAAAAATGAGTGCAGGTTTTATTCCTGATATTACAAGTGGCGGATCACTTCATGTGCTAACGATAATCATTGGGATTGTCTTATCAGCAGTGATTGTATTCATTCAAGTTAAAAATAGAAGAACACAATTGAAATATAATTTTGACGTACAATCACAAGGGATGTTTATTTTAAAGTTAGCGGGGATGATCGCGTTATTAAATGTGTTTACATATGTACTAGCTGCATATGAAGGAATCCCGAATATCTTAATTATTTTAGCTGTCTTAATCGTCGTCTATACGTTCATCACGAATAAAACAAAAGCAGGAAGACATGTTTATGCCATCGGGGGAAATGAAAAAGCTGCACAGCTTTCTGGTATCAAAACAAAACGAATGACATTCTGGGTGTTTGTCAATATGGGTGTCCTATCAGCATTATCAGGTCTGCTATTTGCAGCTCGCTTAAATGCTGCGACACCAAAAGCAGGTAATTTATTTGAACTAGATGCCATTGCAGCATGCTTCATTGGCGGAGCTTCTGCCTACGGTGGAATCGGTACTGTTCCTGGAGCCATTATCGGCGGACTTGTTATGGGTATTATGAACAACGGTATGTCATTACTAGGTCTTGGCATCGATTGGCAGCAAGGAATTAAAGGATTAGTCTTACTTGCCGCAGTAGCATTTGATATTTATAATAAAAATAAAGCATCATAA
- a CDS encoding alpha/beta-type small acid-soluble spore protein, translating into MARRNKLLVPEARQGVDQLKAKVANTQNPSDAKFEVAEKLGVPLNKGNNGSITSSQAGKIGGKLGGNMVREMVKMAEEQLKK; encoded by the coding sequence ATGGCTAGAAGAAATAAATTATTAGTTCCAGAGGCTCGTCAAGGTGTAGACCAGTTAAAAGCAAAGGTTGCAAACACACAAAATCCAAGTGATGCAAAATTCGAGGTGGCTGAGAAATTGGGTGTCCCGCTTAATAAAGGAAATAATGGCAGCATAACCTCTAGTCAAGCTGGAAAAATTGGTGGTAAACTTGGTGGCAATATGGTTAGGGAAATGGTCAAGATGGCGGAAGAACAATTGAAAAAGTAA
- a CDS encoding GntR family transcriptional regulator, which yields MAQQTKVSMVKEKIKQWIIDGMVMPGEKIYSENELVKMFEVSRHTVRQAVGDLVHEGWLYREQGAGTFCSDRTTDVQKQPIKPTGNNIGVITTYISDYIFPFIIKGIESYLSAHGYSLTFACTDNDPDKEKQCLEAMLTRNIDGLIVEPTRSSSYNPNLHYYLEMEQNNIPYLMINQYYPQLNPPNIILNDEKGGFIATEHLIKLGHQKIIGLFKSDDIQGLNRMQGFIRAFRENDIPFFSHMIVTFTTEEKDVILINKLKEILYSEEKRPTGIVCYNDEIAINVLNLLRELDIKVPNELSIVGYDDSYLTEASETKITSVTHPKMEMGIEAAKWIVAAVEKKEQDPVEMRQKIYEPELVIRNSTSAITKHAIDLK from the coding sequence TTGGCTCAACAAACGAAAGTCAGTATGGTAAAAGAAAAAATCAAACAATGGATTATAGATGGAATGGTTATGCCTGGTGAAAAAATCTATTCAGAAAATGAATTAGTTAAAATGTTTGAAGTAAGCAGACATACAGTTCGTCAAGCTGTTGGCGATCTCGTCCATGAAGGATGGTTATATAGAGAGCAAGGAGCGGGTACTTTTTGTTCAGATCGCACAACTGACGTTCAAAAACAACCTATAAAACCAACGGGAAATAACATTGGTGTTATCACAACATATATATCTGATTATATTTTCCCTTTTATTATTAAAGGAATTGAATCATATTTGTCAGCACATGGTTACTCATTAACATTTGCATGTACGGATAATGATCCTGATAAAGAAAAGCAATGCTTGGAAGCGATGTTAACACGTAATATTGATGGATTAATTGTAGAACCGACAAGGAGCAGCAGCTATAATCCGAACCTTCACTATTATTTAGAGATGGAACAAAACAATATTCCGTATTTGATGATTAACCAATATTATCCGCAATTAAATCCTCCAAATATTATTTTAAATGATGAGAAAGGCGGATTCATTGCGACAGAGCATTTAATTAAGCTTGGACATCAAAAAATTATAGGTTTGTTTAAAAGTGATGATATTCAAGGGTTAAACCGTATGCAAGGTTTTATAAGAGCTTTTAGAGAAAATGATATTCCTTTTTTTTCCCACATGATTGTAACATTTACAACAGAAGAAAAAGACGTCATCTTGATAAATAAATTGAAAGAGATTCTTTATTCTGAAGAAAAAAGACCAACTGGTATCGTTTGTTACAACGACGAAATTGCGATTAATGTATTGAATCTCCTAAGAGAGCTTGACATTAAAGTCCCAAATGAACTATCTATTGTTGGATATGATGATTCGTATTTAACAGAAGCATCTGAAACAAAGATTACCTCTGTAACCCACCCGAAAATGGAGATGGGAATTGAAGCTGCAAAATGGATTGTAGCGGCTGTGGAAAAGAAAGAGCAAGATCCGGTTGAAATGAGGCAGAAGATCTATGAACCGGAATTAGTTATTAGAAACTCAACAAGCGCCATTACTAAACATGCGATTGATCTAAAATAA
- a CDS encoding serine/threonine-protein kinase: MKYQEYANSIVFEVKKASIHVKHHHQDLSLIGTGRSACVFKIKDTNRVIKVFPKEFAHIAKEEADIYSMLTDIHYFPTIYETGPNYLTMDYIKGETLFQCVNKGIPIGEEHINVVDDILTEVRKRGLNPSDIHLRNIMITPDDQIKMIDVARFKQKKQDTQWEDLKNAYYRFYQHPLFPKSLPAYLLNFIAALYKKKLITVSKRYRRTG; encoded by the coding sequence ATGAAGTATCAAGAGTATGCGAATAGTATTGTTTTTGAAGTGAAAAAAGCAAGCATTCATGTTAAGCATCATCATCAGGATCTGTCACTAATTGGTACAGGCAGAAGTGCGTGTGTATTTAAAATCAAGGACACAAATCGAGTGATAAAAGTCTTCCCTAAAGAATTTGCTCATATTGCAAAAGAAGAAGCAGACATTTATAGCATGTTAACGGATATTCATTATTTTCCTACAATCTATGAAACAGGGCCGAATTATCTCACAATGGATTATATTAAGGGAGAGACACTTTTTCAATGTGTAAACAAAGGGATCCCAATAGGTGAAGAACATATCAATGTGGTAGATGACATTTTAACTGAAGTGAGAAAGCGTGGGTTAAATCCGTCTGATATTCACCTGAGAAATATCATGATAACCCCTGATGATCAAATAAAAATGATTGACGTAGCAAGATTTAAACAAAAAAAACAGGATACACAATGGGAAGATTTAAAAAACGCTTATTACCGCTTTTATCAACATCCGCTATTTCCAAAAAGTTTGCCCGCTTATTTATTAAACTTTATTGCGGCCTTATACAAAAAGAAGCTAATTACCGTTAGCAAAAGATATCGTCGTACCGGCTAA
- a CDS encoding VOC family protein codes for MINEIATVAVYVEDQQKAKTFWSEKVGFEVVAEHQMGPNATWLEVAPKGSQTRLVIYPKAMMKGHENMKASIVFQCDDIESTYETLKENGVELLGEPNKMEWGTFVQFKDEDENVFLLKG; via the coding sequence ATGATTAATGAAATAGCAACAGTTGCCGTTTATGTAGAAGATCAACAAAAGGCAAAAACCTTTTGGTCAGAAAAAGTTGGTTTTGAAGTTGTCGCAGAACACCAAATGGGTCCAAATGCAACTTGGCTTGAAGTTGCCCCAAAGGGCAGTCAAACTCGGTTAGTGATTTACCCTAAAGCGATGATGAAGGGCCACGAGAATATGAAAGCTTCAATTGTATTTCAATGTGATGATATCGAAAGTACATATGAAACATTAAAAGAAAATGGTGTTGAATTGTTAGGTGAACCGAACAAGATGGAATGGGGAACATTCGTTCAATTCAAAGACGAAGACGAAAATGTCTTTTTGTTGAAAGGCTAA
- the chvE gene encoding multiple monosaccharide ABC transporter substrate-binding protein, with amino-acid sequence MKKKSLTLFLLIVMVFTLAGCGAVETKGESKGYIGISMPTKSSERWVNDGENMKIQFEELGYKTDLQYAEDIIENQTAQIENMITKGVDVLVIAPIDDRSGLSSVLERANQRGIKVISYDRLIQHSEHVDYYATFDNFQVGVLQGTYIEEKLGLKESEGPFNIELFAGSPDDNNAYFFFDGAMSVLEPYIDSGKLVVKSNQTKFNQGATLRWDGALAQSRMDNLLSAYYSSERVDAVLSPYDGISIGVISSLRGVGYGSGDNPMPVITGQDAELASIKSIINKRQTQTVFKDTRELAKKAVEMADALLNGKQAEVNDTKTYDNHKKIVPAYLLNPVSVDITNYDSVLIDSGYYTKEQLGK; translated from the coding sequence ATGAAAAAGAAATCGCTTACACTATTTCTTTTAATCGTAATGGTATTTACTTTGGCAGGATGTGGAGCAGTAGAAACAAAGGGAGAATCGAAAGGATATATCGGAATTTCAATGCCGACAAAATCTTCTGAGAGATGGGTTAATGATGGCGAAAATATGAAAATACAATTTGAAGAACTAGGATATAAAACCGATTTACAATATGCAGAAGATATCATAGAAAATCAAACGGCTCAAATAGAAAATATGATCACTAAAGGTGTCGATGTGCTTGTTATAGCGCCAATTGATGACCGTTCAGGGCTATCAAGTGTCCTAGAAAGGGCAAATCAACGCGGGATTAAGGTCATCTCGTATGACCGTTTGATTCAACATAGTGAACATGTTGATTACTATGCAACATTTGATAACTTCCAGGTGGGAGTTTTACAAGGTACATATATTGAAGAAAAACTAGGGTTAAAAGAGTCAGAAGGTCCATTTAATATTGAACTTTTTGCTGGTTCTCCAGATGATAATAATGCCTATTTCTTCTTTGATGGTGCGATGTCGGTACTAGAACCATATATCGATTCAGGGAAGCTAGTTGTGAAAAGTAATCAAACGAAGTTTAATCAAGGTGCAACATTAAGATGGGATGGCGCACTTGCCCAATCACGGATGGATAATTTATTGAGCGCTTATTATTCTTCTGAACGAGTTGATGCTGTTCTATCACCATATGACGGTATTAGTATCGGGGTCATTTCTTCTTTAAGAGGAGTAGGATATGGCAGCGGCGATAACCCAATGCCAGTTATTACAGGCCAAGATGCCGAACTTGCTTCAATTAAATCGATTATCAATAAAAGACAAACTCAAACCGTTTTTAAAGATACTAGGGAACTGGCGAAAAAGGCAGTTGAAATGGCTGATGCTTTATTAAATGGAAAACAAGCCGAAGTAAATGATACTAAAACATATGACAATCACAAAAAAATTGTCCCGGCCTACTTGTTAAATCCAGTCTCAGTTGATATTACGAACTATGATTCTGTGTTAATTGACAGTGGGTATTATACGAAAGAACAGCTTGGCAAATGA